The following are from one region of the Microcoleus sp. FACHB-831 genome:
- a CDS encoding alpha/beta fold hydrolase: protein MDLHYEVQGKGEAVVLIHSGGADLGDWELIAPQLAQTYQVIAFDGRGAGQSPPLLEPAQYVEDLRQLLDHLNLDRVILIGHSIGGQIATDFALAYPDRVTKLVLVAPGLSGFQFSPDVQQWYAQVNTAAPDLEKMVELMLNHPTYSVVMSSPQRDRMIEMTTHNTKRYFEWKTFEMLWAQPPTIERLSELQPKTLFIIGKQDMADNLHVAELFQQVPDIRFAYIEGADHMPTLTHADEVSRLLVQFLSQ from the coding sequence ATGGATTTGCATTACGAAGTTCAAGGTAAGGGTGAGGCGGTTGTCTTGATTCATAGCGGTGGAGCAGATTTGGGGGATTGGGAGTTGATTGCCCCGCAACTAGCCCAGACCTATCAAGTGATCGCGTTTGACGGACGCGGTGCCGGACAGTCACCCCCACTGCTCGAACCTGCCCAGTATGTTGAGGATTTGCGGCAGTTGCTTGACCATCTCAATCTCGATCGAGTGATTCTAATTGGGCATTCGATCGGCGGTCAAATTGCGACCGATTTTGCCCTGGCTTATCCTGATAGAGTCACCAAGCTGGTGCTGGTAGCTCCGGGATTATCGGGCTTCCAGTTCTCACCCGATGTTCAACAATGGTACGCGCAAGTCAATACGGCAGCTCCAGATTTGGAAAAAATGGTTGAGTTGATGTTGAACCACCCTACGTACAGCGTCGTGATGTCCAGTCCACAGCGCGATCGTATGATTGAGATGACGACGCACAACACGAAACGGTATTTTGAATGGAAAACCTTTGAGATGCTCTGGGCACAGCCACCGACAATCGAGCGCTTAAGTGAGCTTCAACCCAAAACTCTGTTTATCATCGGCAAACAGGATATGGCTGATAATTTGCACGTTGCAGAGTTATTCCAACAGGTGCCCGACATTCGCTTCGCGTACATTGAAGGGGCAGATCATATGCCCACACTCACCCATGCAGATGAGGTTTCCCGTTTGCTCGTCCAGTTTCTCAGTCAGTAG
- a CDS encoding TetR/AcrR family transcriptional regulator, with protein sequence MPRTPAENERIRQATREQILKAAMDLFFTKGYHATSIEDIARLAEISKGLLYHYFKGKEDVLAALVDVRLNDLLVVMNAAAAKSTPAEQIRHIAEGALDDVRRQPEVFRFYLNLFTQPRLDPIVAKYSQKLMDEQAKQFEIQTQMFSELGVANPRQRSLYFSSTLQGIMLMFSTYPKTYLLDAVKAQVIAEFCEED encoded by the coding sequence ATGCCCCGTACCCCAGCAGAAAACGAGCGCATCCGTCAGGCAACGCGGGAGCAAATCTTGAAAGCGGCGATGGATTTGTTCTTCACGAAAGGCTATCACGCCACTTCGATTGAAGATATCGCAAGACTTGCAGAGATTTCCAAGGGACTGCTTTACCACTACTTCAAGGGTAAGGAAGACGTTTTGGCAGCACTGGTCGATGTGCGGCTCAATGATCTGCTGGTTGTCATGAATGCCGCCGCCGCCAAGTCAACGCCTGCTGAGCAAATTCGCCATATTGCCGAGGGTGCGTTAGACGATGTGCGACGGCAACCAGAGGTTTTCCGATTTTATCTCAATCTGTTTACCCAACCCCGGCTCGACCCGATTGTGGCGAAATATAGCCAGAAGTTGATGGATGAGCAGGCAAAGCAGTTTGAAATCCAGACGCAGATGTTCAGCGAGTTGGGAGTTGCTAACCCACGACAGCGATCGCTCTATTTTTCCTCAACACTTCAGGGCATTATGCTGATGTTTTCAACTTATCCCAAAACCTATCTGTTAGATGCGGTCAAGGCACAGGTGATTGCGGAGTTTTGTGAGGAAGATTGA
- the arfB gene encoding alternative ribosome rescue aminoacyl-tRNA hydrolase ArfB, translating into IPEHEIEMSAVRSQGAGGQNVNKVATAIHLRFDIVASSLPERYKERLLKLSDQRITKEGVIVIKAQEHRSQEQNREEALQRLQDLIKSAIAVAKPRKKSKPTRSSQRKRLDSKTKRSQIKTMRGKVTDE; encoded by the coding sequence ATTCCAGAGCATGAGATTGAGATGAGTGCGGTGCGATCGCAAGGGGCAGGGGGACAAAATGTAAATAAGGTGGCGACTGCCATTCACCTGCGCTTTGACATTGTGGCTTCCTCACTACCTGAACGCTACAAAGAGCGGCTGTTGAAGCTTTCTGACCAGCGCATCACTAAAGAAGGTGTCATTGTCATCAAGGCACAGGAACACCGCAGCCAAGAGCAAAATCGAGAAGAGGCATTGCAACGATTGCAAGACTTGATTAAGAGTGCGATCGCAGTCGCCAAACCCCGCAAAAAGAGTAAACCGACTCGGAGTTCTCAAAGAAAGCGTCTGGATAGCAAAACTAAGCGCAGTCAGATTAAGACGATGCGAGGAAAAGTCACAGATGAATGA